TGATATCAGCGCGGCGCTCGGGGTCACTCTGGCCAATGTTACTAGCATGGTTGACCGCTTGCATCGCGATGGTTTTGTGGAACGGAGCGAAGACCCGGACGACCGGCGGATCGTCAGGATCGCGCTGACCAAAGATGGGCGCAAGATCTACGGCGAAATACGCGAAGCAAAAAGGCGGCATTTGACCGATATCTTTGGCAGGATCTCCAATAAAGACCGGGAGCAGCTTCTCTCGATAATGGGAAAGATCGCCGCGGCGATGAAAGAAGAAGGAGCGAAATAATATGAATAAAAAAATAATTTGGGCAATAGTTGTAATTATCGTCGTTGTTTTCGGTTTCCGTTTAGCCGGCCGGTTAAGCGGCGGCAAAGAGGCTAAAACTGAAAGAGTCGTGCCGGTTGTGGCAATTTCTCCCAAGCTCGGACCCATCGAACAGCGTTTGACTTTGAACGGTGATATCAAAGCTGAAACCGAGGTCAGCGTCCGTCCCCGGACAACCGGCCGGGTCGAAGAGTTATATGTTAAAGAAGGGGATTATGTCAGCAAAGGGAGCAAGCTTCTCTCTTATGTTGCCGGGATCGATCCGACCAATGATCTGTATAATGATTTGGTGGTGACATCGCCGATCAGTGGCGTAGTTGGGATGCAGTTGGTCAAGATTGGTGATCAGGTTACTTCTCAGGTGGGTGGGGGCATTTCTCCGGTATTTGTTGTTTACGGGATCGACCGGGTCAAGATCTATGCCGATGTCCCGGAAAAATATTATACCAGCATTACCAAAGGGACCCGGGCCGATATTGCGCTTGATGCCCTGCCGAACGAACTTTTCCGCGGCGTAGTTGGCAATATCCGTCCGGTGATCGATCCGTTAAGCCGGACCACCCAGATCGAGATAATCCTGGCGAATTACAGCCATCGGATCAAGCCGGGTATGTTTGCCAAGGTTGATCTGGTGCTGAAAAGAGTGGTTAATGCTACCGTTATTCCTTTTGACGCTGTCCTGGGGGAGAATGAAAAATATGTCTATCTTGCCAAAGAAGGTGTTGCTGAAAAACGGCCGATCGTGCTTGGTTTGGAAAACGGGAACGATGTCCAGGTTGTTTCCGGGCTCTCTCCGCTGGATAAAGTTATAATTTTAGGGCAGCGGGTAGTCAGGGAAGGTTCCCGTATTGAGGAAGTCAGGCAATGATCAGAAGGTTTGTCACCCGGCCGTTATTTACCCTTTCCCTTTACCTGATCTTTTTACTCATCGGGTATTTCAGCTTTTCCCGCCTGCCGCTTGATTTTCTCCCTAATATTTCCATTCCGACCCTGACGATCATTACCCCTTATCCCGGGGCGGGGCCGGAAGATATTGAAACGTCGGTTTCCAAGGTAATTGAAGA
This portion of the Candidatus Margulisiibacteriota bacterium genome encodes:
- a CDS encoding MarR family transcriptional regulator, with protein sequence MAEKSLKEFLDRLEALAPTVVKSFQLRDLPDDCDITMPQCLVMRIAHERENCKMSDISAALGVTLANVTSMVDRLHRDGFVERSEDPDDRRIVRIALTKDGRKIYGEIREAKRRHLTDIFGRISNKDREQLLSIMGKIAAAMKEEGAK
- a CDS encoding efflux RND transporter periplasmic adaptor subunit, whose product is MNKKIIWAIVVIIVVVFGFRLAGRLSGGKEAKTERVVPVVAISPKLGPIEQRLTLNGDIKAETEVSVRPRTTGRVEELYVKEGDYVSKGSKLLSYVAGIDPTNDLYNDLVVTSPISGVVGMQLVKIGDQVTSQVGGGISPVFVVYGIDRVKIYADVPEKYYTSITKGTRADIALDALPNELFRGVVGNIRPVIDPLSRTTQIEIILANYSHRIKPGMFAKVDLVLKRVVNATVIPFDAVLGENEKYVYLAKEGVAEKRPIVLGLENGNDVQVVSGLSPLDKVIILGQRVVREGSRIEEVRQ